The following coding sequences are from one Leptospira mayottensis 200901116 window:
- a CDS encoding glycosyltransferase family 4 protein: protein MKKKEYSKNIIRTIRIGVDARPFSTPVSGVGKMIHSVLFDLGKDTSFEFYLFSHKDIHPSYANLLDLPGIRFVKGEGFFSKKGGLYFAVALPLQLRKMRLDLFWGTQQVLPPFLSRKTATVLTYNDLVAYRFPDTMRTLARIQQKFYLVRSIRRADKLLPISESTRNEVAEFFHVPFEKMQVVYPGIELSEFKGLLKKKPGDRADSLPEKFFLSVSTVEPRKNYQFLYNAYVEYSKSVKFNRRFSWVIGGKAGWEDPKFIEALRSPESKALGIIWIESPTDVELAHMYEKCALFLFSSLYEGFGIPLLEALSLQKPAIVTDLPVFREIGGDKIQYLKLEEKLWTLALLNFSKKPYLGKKVDIRKFYRSAAAKTISDQIREVLKSKNPV from the coding sequence ATGAAAAAAAAAGAATATTCAAAAAATATAATTCGTACAATTAGAATTGGTGTAGATGCCAGGCCTTTTTCTACTCCTGTTTCTGGCGTGGGTAAGATGATTCACAGTGTTTTGTTTGACTTGGGAAAGGATACGAGCTTTGAGTTTTATCTTTTCTCTCACAAAGATATTCATCCGAGTTACGCAAATCTTTTGGATCTTCCCGGAATTCGGTTCGTCAAAGGGGAAGGTTTTTTTTCCAAAAAGGGGGGACTTTACTTTGCGGTCGCTCTTCCATTGCAATTGAGAAAAATGCGACTCGATCTTTTCTGGGGAACCCAACAGGTACTTCCCCCTTTTCTTTCTAGAAAAACCGCAACCGTTCTGACATACAACGATCTGGTTGCGTATCGTTTTCCAGACACGATGAGAACTCTCGCGAGAATCCAACAAAAATTTTACCTTGTTCGTTCTATCAGACGTGCGGACAAACTACTCCCTATTTCCGAATCCACACGAAACGAAGTAGCTGAATTTTTTCACGTTCCTTTTGAAAAGATGCAAGTCGTTTACCCCGGAATCGAACTTTCTGAATTCAAAGGTCTGCTTAAAAAAAAGCCGGGCGACAGAGCAGACTCTCTTCCTGAGAAATTTTTCCTCTCGGTTTCGACCGTCGAACCCAGAAAGAATTATCAATTTTTGTATAATGCTTATGTTGAATATTCAAAATCTGTAAAATTTAATCGAAGGTTCTCCTGGGTAATCGGTGGAAAGGCCGGCTGGGAAGATCCTAAGTTTATTGAAGCTCTTCGAAGCCCGGAAAGTAAGGCCTTAGGCATTATTTGGATTGAAAGTCCGACTGATGTGGAGCTTGCTCATATGTACGAGAAGTGCGCTTTGTTTTTATTTTCTTCCTTGTATGAAGGGTTTGGGATCCCGCTTTTGGAGGCATTGAGTCTCCAAAAACCTGCGATCGTCACGGATCTTCCGGTATTCCGAGAAATCGGCGGGGACAAAATCCAGTATCTAAAACTTGAAGAAAAACTTTGGACTCTGGCACTTTTAAACTTTTCTAAAAAACCGTATTTGGGTAAGAAAGTGGATATTCGAAAATTCTATCGAAGCGCAGCAGCCAAAACGATTTCCGATCAAATTCGTGAAGTTTTGAAATCAAAAAATCCGGTTTAA
- a CDS encoding TlpA disulfide reductase family protein: MWSFRPILLFIFFLGFSCNFTKEESILYQLSLYDLDGHRTSLKEYRGKVLLLDVWASWCEPCKDAVPVLEKLSKDLQGKNGVLLGINTEPELSKEEHLKAAKEFGMTYPFFVDRNFTFINQYKVEGQPALIVFSSSGTLLKIQYGIREKDYPKLRANFSNWFSAP, translated from the coding sequence ATGTGGAGTTTTCGTCCGATTTTATTGTTCATTTTTTTTCTGGGATTCTCCTGTAATTTTACCAAGGAAGAATCAATTCTCTATCAGCTTTCTCTATACGACTTGGATGGACATAGAACATCTCTTAAGGAATACAGAGGAAAAGTTTTACTTTTAGATGTTTGGGCTTCCTGGTGTGAACCTTGTAAGGACGCAGTTCCGGTTTTAGAAAAACTTTCGAAAGATCTACAAGGAAAGAATGGTGTTCTCTTGGGAATTAACACCGAGCCGGAACTTTCCAAAGAAGAACACTTAAAAGCCGCGAAGGAATTTGGGATGACGTACCCGTTTTTTGTGGATCGGAATTTTACGTTTATCAATCAGTATAAAGTGGAAGGGCAACCCGCCTTGATTGTTTTTAGTTCATCGGGAACTCTCTTGAAAATTCAATACGGCATCCGAGAAAAAGATTATCCAAAACTCAGAGCAAATTTTTCTAATTGGTTCTCTGCACCATAA
- a CDS encoding AMP-dependent synthetase/ligase, producing the protein MAENLAQLFRESAEKYRDLPAFFSKDSKKNYYPMTYFQLYEQGIQLAEALIELGVQQRQRVGLFADNRIEWIIADYGVILTGAADVPRGTDITDSEIVYILNHSEVEVVFIENDKMLEKFNRNKSQLANVKTLIMMDPMSTSPGVLKMQDLIEKGKKLRAGGSRKAEERVSAINSEDLFTLIYTSGTTGLPKGVMLKHSNMMHQIIYVSPMLDINSEARLLSILPIWHVFERVVEYVCIGLGAATYYTNVRDLRQDLATVKPTFMGSAPRLWENIYNGIYTRINDPAQTPAFRRGLFRLAYFFSRKKNQALRFLKGIEVDYTGRNPIGSFFYGILMFIQFLLTGPFTLTIFAGVLGVYLARTELYYLTSFLYVIAGLALLLNSFTLDKIVLAKIRAATGGQLKASISGGGALPRHVDEFFGNIGINVLEGYGMTETSPVISVRTFEKLIIGSVGVIAPKTKLQIRNDNNAVLTEMDENGKITQGKLGLKGVVFVKGPQVMKGYFKNEEATSKAITDGWMNTGDMGMINFKKTLTLTGRAKDTVVLLGGENVEPVPIENKLQESTYISQCMVIGQDQKNLGAIVVPDFEKLQEWAQENGINETNKDKLIENPKVYDLYRKEIKALNNTKNGFKSFEQVTPFILISKPFEVGDELNNMMKMKRHVITEKYGDKIKKIYSTNQD; encoded by the coding sequence ATGGCGGAAAATTTAGCGCAACTGTTTCGTGAATCCGCGGAAAAATATCGGGATCTACCGGCTTTTTTTTCCAAGGACTCTAAAAAAAATTACTATCCAATGACGTACTTTCAACTGTACGAGCAAGGAATTCAACTTGCGGAAGCTTTGATTGAATTAGGTGTTCAGCAGAGACAAAGAGTAGGTTTGTTTGCTGACAATCGGATCGAATGGATCATCGCGGATTACGGCGTGATTCTTACGGGTGCGGCGGATGTTCCGCGTGGGACTGATATTACTGATTCTGAAATTGTTTATATCCTCAATCATTCGGAAGTAGAAGTTGTTTTTATCGAAAACGATAAAATGCTCGAAAAATTCAACAGAAATAAGTCTCAGCTGGCTAACGTAAAAACTTTGATCATGATGGATCCAATGAGCACCTCTCCCGGTGTGTTGAAGATGCAGGATCTAATTGAAAAAGGTAAAAAACTTCGGGCAGGCGGATCCCGAAAAGCGGAAGAGAGAGTTTCCGCAATCAATTCGGAGGACCTTTTCACGTTGATTTATACGTCAGGAACTACTGGGCTTCCCAAAGGTGTAATGTTGAAACATTCCAACATGATGCATCAAATAATATACGTAAGTCCTATGTTGGATATCAATTCGGAAGCCCGTCTCCTTTCCATTCTTCCGATTTGGCACGTATTCGAAAGGGTTGTAGAGTATGTTTGTATCGGACTCGGAGCCGCTACGTATTATACGAATGTAAGGGATCTTCGTCAGGATTTGGCTACCGTAAAACCTACGTTTATGGGTTCCGCTCCTAGACTCTGGGAAAACATTTACAACGGAATTTATACCCGGATCAATGATCCGGCTCAGACTCCCGCTTTTCGCAGAGGTCTTTTTAGACTCGCATATTTTTTTTCCAGAAAGAAAAATCAAGCGCTCCGTTTTTTGAAAGGAATCGAAGTGGATTATACAGGAAGAAATCCAATCGGGTCTTTCTTTTACGGAATTCTAATGTTCATCCAGTTTCTTTTAACGGGACCATTTACTCTCACCATTTTTGCAGGTGTATTAGGCGTTTATCTCGCGAGGACCGAGTTGTATTATCTGACTTCTTTTCTCTACGTTATAGCAGGTTTAGCGCTTCTTTTAAACAGCTTTACGTTGGACAAAATCGTTCTTGCTAAGATTAGAGCAGCTACGGGCGGTCAATTAAAAGCGTCTATATCCGGAGGGGGGGCTCTTCCCAGACACGTGGATGAATTTTTTGGTAACATTGGAATCAACGTTTTAGAAGGTTATGGCATGACCGAAACTTCTCCCGTGATTTCGGTAAGGACTTTTGAAAAACTCATCATCGGTTCTGTGGGTGTGATCGCTCCCAAAACAAAACTTCAGATCCGTAACGATAACAATGCGGTGTTGACCGAGATGGACGAAAACGGAAAAATTACTCAGGGAAAACTCGGATTGAAAGGGGTTGTTTTTGTCAAAGGACCTCAAGTCATGAAAGGTTATTTCAAAAATGAGGAAGCTACTTCTAAAGCGATAACCGATGGTTGGATGAACACTGGAGATATGGGAATGATCAACTTCAAGAAAACCCTAACTCTCACCGGTCGTGCTAAGGATACAGTAGTTCTTCTTGGAGGGGAAAATGTGGAACCAGTGCCGATCGAAAATAAACTCCAGGAGTCCACTTACATCAGTCAATGTATGGTGATTGGACAAGATCAGAAAAATTTAGGTGCAATTGTGGTTCCAGATTTCGAAAAACTCCAAGAGTGGGCACAAGAAAATGGAATCAACGAAACGAACAAGGATAAATTGATTGAAAATCCGAAGGTCTATGATCTATACAGAAAAGAGATTAAGGCCCTGAACAACACCAAAAACGGATTCAAATCATTCGAGCAGGTGACTCCTTTTATACTGATCTCTAAACCTTTCGAAGTTGGCGACGAACTCAACAATATGATGAAGATGAAACGTCATGTGATCACTGAAAAATACGGAGACAAAATCAAGAAAATCTATTCTACAAATCAGGATTAG
- a CDS encoding LIC11631 family protein, producing MTGTPKQIQKFSVFSPSGQGDIYALDNLYLSPLRENEVWDFSKVGEFSPLNLGFLCMRSILADRCKGTITVQGLSPGFILGLSKINGFENWNLFKTKGFIPKVFGKKFPIKLSSKIHEILNPVLVTYEKELFEEWSPKAVVIEGSFENREILIAGVALPGDDKNLPKLLKDLIQILSGNCGKFYLRTEKHSYLCLKKEKENIGPVFFQEKENTWDSFIFLILEIENS from the coding sequence ATGACTGGCACTCCGAAACAAATCCAGAAATTTTCCGTATTTTCTCCTTCGGGACAAGGAGATATATACGCCCTCGACAATCTCTATCTTTCACCGCTCAGAGAAAACGAGGTTTGGGATTTTTCCAAAGTGGGGGAGTTTTCTCCGCTTAATCTCGGTTTTCTATGTATGAGATCTATTCTTGCCGATCGTTGTAAAGGTACGATCACTGTACAAGGACTTAGTCCTGGGTTTATTTTAGGACTTTCCAAAATCAACGGATTCGAAAACTGGAATCTTTTCAAGACCAAAGGATTTATCCCGAAAGTGTTCGGAAAAAAATTTCCGATAAAGTTGAGTTCTAAAATTCATGAGATTTTAAACCCAGTGCTTGTCACGTATGAAAAGGAATTGTTCGAAGAATGGAGCCCGAAGGCAGTTGTTATTGAAGGAAGTTTTGAAAACCGGGAAATTCTGATTGCGGGAGTCGCTCTTCCGGGAGACGATAAAAATCTTCCAAAACTTCTAAAGGATCTCATCCAAATACTTTCTGGAAATTGTGGAAAATTTTATCTGAGAACGGAAAAGCATTCTTATCTTTGTCTGAAGAAAGAAAAAGAAAACATAGGACCTGTTTTCTTTCAAGAGAAGGAAAATACGTGGGATTCTTTCATATTTTTGATTTTGGAAATTGAAAATTCTTAA
- the ptsP gene encoding phosphoenolpyruvate--protein phosphotransferase codes for MIPSKRIVFPGITAFPGKLYGKVLKTGKKRNTILTGTYIHESEKEEEIQKFSIALEESLQSLRILIASLETSGPDQKEIQEILETQAMICSDPSLATSVRKRISEFGENAILAVQNVTHEISEKFKAMENEFFRERVDHFQDVSNRLIEFLAGKKEEDSFLSGLKEDLILVARELTPSQMILMDKTRIRGIATDLGGKTGHMAILARNYGIPTIVGLKDFSTHVKDNEFIFLDAELGNAVRFPTLEEVKYYGFSSSYPTEESGTKKIRAVSKDGIRVRIKCNLETELDCEQAIKFGAEGVGLFRSESLFLKYQDRNVSGEEQFLAYKAIAEGMQDKPVIIRTFDIGADKFSTGELEENPFLGNRGIRYSLSHPEWFAEQLTAILRASAFGNVSILLPMITGPGEIIRTRELLEECKRKLSTKKEKYNKKIKIGAMIETPAAVAALDLIAREADFFSVGTNDLLQYIMAVDRNNIHVSSLYNPYHIAFLRALIKIVEVSRNYDKPLSLCGELASDTDFTIFLIGIGIRELSVSIPFLNPIRKIVRSISLHQAGILVRKILELSEEENYESIEAFLFSKHLS; via the coding sequence ATGATCCCTTCCAAACGTATAGTTTTTCCAGGAATTACGGCCTTTCCGGGAAAACTATACGGTAAGGTCTTAAAAACTGGAAAAAAACGAAATACAATTCTCACCGGAACCTACATTCACGAATCCGAAAAAGAAGAAGAAATACAGAAGTTCTCTATCGCATTGGAAGAAAGCCTTCAAAGTTTACGGATTTTGATTGCTTCTCTTGAAACTTCCGGGCCGGACCAAAAAGAAATCCAAGAGATTTTAGAAACACAGGCTATGATTTGCTCTGATCCAAGTCTTGCAACCTCGGTTCGAAAAAGGATTTCAGAATTCGGAGAAAACGCGATTCTTGCCGTACAAAACGTAACTCACGAAATTTCCGAAAAATTTAAAGCTATGGAGAATGAATTCTTCCGGGAAAGAGTGGATCATTTTCAAGATGTCTCAAATCGATTGATCGAGTTCCTTGCGGGTAAAAAGGAAGAGGATTCCTTTCTTTCTGGCTTAAAAGAGGATTTGATCTTGGTCGCAAGGGAACTTACTCCTTCTCAAATGATCCTTATGGATAAAACTCGCATTCGCGGAATCGCAACCGACCTAGGTGGAAAAACAGGACATATGGCAATCCTAGCGAGAAACTACGGGATTCCTACTATCGTAGGATTGAAGGATTTTTCCACACATGTCAAAGACAACGAATTCATCTTTTTAGATGCGGAGTTGGGAAATGCAGTTCGTTTTCCAACTTTAGAAGAAGTAAAGTATTACGGATTTTCCTCTTCTTATCCTACGGAAGAAAGTGGGACTAAAAAAATTAGAGCCGTAAGCAAAGATGGGATTCGTGTTCGAATCAAATGTAATCTTGAAACCGAACTCGATTGCGAGCAGGCAATCAAATTCGGAGCTGAAGGTGTGGGACTTTTTAGAAGTGAATCTTTATTCTTAAAATACCAAGACAGAAATGTTTCTGGCGAAGAACAGTTCCTCGCTTACAAAGCAATCGCAGAAGGGATGCAAGACAAACCGGTAATCATTCGCACCTTCGACATCGGAGCCGATAAATTTTCAACGGGAGAACTCGAAGAAAATCCATTTTTGGGAAACCGAGGTATACGTTATTCGCTTTCTCATCCGGAATGGTTTGCAGAACAACTAACGGCGATTTTACGAGCCTCCGCTTTTGGAAATGTTAGTATTTTATTACCGATGATTACGGGTCCCGGGGAAATTATCCGTACTCGCGAACTTTTGGAAGAATGCAAACGCAAATTAAGTACTAAAAAGGAAAAATACAATAAAAAAATCAAGATCGGTGCGATGATTGAAACTCCTGCTGCGGTTGCCGCTTTAGATCTGATCGCACGAGAAGCGGATTTTTTTTCAGTGGGAACGAATGATCTACTTCAATACATAATGGCGGTGGATAGAAACAACATCCACGTTTCTTCTTTATACAATCCGTATCATATCGCTTTTTTGAGAGCTTTGATCAAAATCGTAGAGGTTTCAAGAAACTACGACAAACCGCTCAGTCTCTGCGGAGAGCTTGCATCAGATACAGACTTTACGATCTTTTTAATCGGAATTGGAATTAGGGAGTTATCGGTTTCGATTCCATTTTTAAACCCGATTCGAAAAATTGTCCGATCGATTTCCCTACACCAAGCAGGAATTTTAGTAAGAAAGATCTTAGAACTTTCCGAAGAAGAAAATTATGAGAGTATCGAAGCCTTCCTTTTCAGTAAGCACCTAAGTTAA
- the lpxC gene encoding UDP-3-O-acyl-N-acetylglucosamine deacetylase encodes MKEILYRKSIQDRVRIKGIGLHSGKEVNLIAHPAPSGTGIVFEYRKDLEKASISVELSNVVDTSNATTLGDGLHRIQTVEHLLAAIYALGLTDLILEIDAVEVPIMDGSSLPFLQALESAGIVKYPEIIEPIYVQNPLWVVDGDKYLVLLPSDELKVTYTIDFNHPLLKGQNITISLDRETIKQEILPARTFGFLKDVEALQARGLAMGGSLDNAIVLTQDGYLNQQLRFENECVRHKILDLFGDISIAGRPIIGHYLASKAGHALDISMAKLVMSSVTGDEISKYKSRRIPLFKRKTATV; translated from the coding sequence ATGAAAGAAATCCTATATAGAAAATCCATACAAGATAGAGTTAGAATCAAAGGGATTGGGCTTCATTCCGGAAAGGAAGTGAATTTAATAGCTCATCCTGCCCCATCTGGTACAGGAATCGTTTTTGAATATCGAAAAGACTTAGAAAAGGCATCGATTTCCGTTGAACTCAGCAATGTAGTTGATACCAGTAATGCAACTACTCTGGGAGATGGCCTTCATAGGATTCAAACTGTGGAACATCTCTTGGCGGCAATTTACGCGCTCGGTCTAACGGATTTGATTTTGGAAATCGACGCTGTGGAAGTCCCGATTATGGATGGTTCCTCGCTTCCTTTTTTACAAGCACTTGAATCGGCAGGAATTGTAAAATATCCAGAAATTATAGAGCCGATTTACGTTCAAAATCCACTTTGGGTTGTGGACGGAGATAAGTATCTGGTTTTACTTCCCAGCGATGAACTCAAAGTAACCTACACAATCGACTTCAATCACCCGCTTCTGAAAGGACAAAACATTACGATTTCCCTAGATAGAGAAACGATCAAACAAGAGATTCTTCCAGCAAGAACCTTCGGTTTCTTAAAAGATGTAGAGGCCCTCCAAGCAAGAGGTCTTGCGATGGGTGGTTCTTTGGACAATGCAATCGTTTTAACCCAAGACGGATACCTGAACCAACAGCTTCGTTTCGAAAACGAATGTGTTCGTCATAAAATTTTAGATCTTTTTGGAGACATATCTATCGCAGGTCGACCGATTATTGGACATTATCTTGCGTCTAAAGCGGGACATGCGCTGGATATTTCTATGGCCAAACTTGTAATGAGCAGTGTTACCGGAGACGAAATCAGCAAATACAAAAGTCGAAGAATTCCTCTTTTCAAAAGAAAAACTGCAACTGTTTAA
- a CDS encoding TIGR00266 family protein: MNYEIIHKPSYSFLKVKLLPGQTIKAEAGAMVYMTPGVNVETKMGSGFLSAISRRFFGGESFFFNIFKAPSGGAELGFAPELPGDVVGVDLTDTGLIVEAGAYLASDETITMKSMFGGLRSFFGGEGIFLLEILGNGKLFLNAYGGILPIDVQGSYTIDTGHVVAFDKSLQYKITKAGGNWKSTLFGGEGLVMEFTGHGKVLIQTRVPSGFLSWLTGLLPG, translated from the coding sequence ATGAATTACGAGATCATTCACAAACCTTCGTATTCTTTCCTGAAAGTAAAACTGTTACCGGGGCAAACGATCAAAGCAGAAGCGGGCGCCATGGTTTACATGACTCCTGGTGTCAATGTGGAAACCAAAATGGGAAGCGGATTTCTTTCTGCAATTTCCAGAAGATTTTTCGGAGGAGAGTCTTTCTTTTTCAACATATTTAAGGCTCCTTCCGGGGGAGCGGAGCTCGGATTTGCTCCCGAGCTTCCGGGCGATGTAGTAGGAGTCGATCTTACAGATACGGGACTTATTGTAGAAGCGGGTGCTTATCTCGCATCTGATGAAACTATTACGATGAAGTCTATGTTTGGAGGACTACGTTCTTTTTTCGGAGGAGAAGGAATTTTTCTTTTGGAGATATTGGGAAACGGAAAATTATTTTTGAATGCATACGGTGGAATTCTTCCGATTGACGTTCAAGGATCTTATACAATCGATACAGGACACGTGGTTGCATTTGATAAAAGTCTTCAATATAAAATTACAAAAGCAGGCGGAAATTGGAAATCGACTCTTTTTGGAGGAGAAGGGCTAGTTATGGAATTTACAGGTCATGGAAAAGTTTTAATCCAAACGAGAGTGCCTTCGGGTTTTCTATCCTGGCTCACTGGTCTTCTCCCTGGATAA
- a CDS encoding TIGR00266 family protein gives MNIEILSKPSYSFAKVLLNAGESIKAESGSMMSMSSGITIQTHKAQQGGFLKSLKAAFLGGESFWMNTFTASSGNEEILLAPTLPGDVDKIELSGTVYVQSSSFLASSPNIEMDTKFQGLKGFISGESLFFLKLSGNGPLLISSYGGIDVLNVDGEMIVDTGHIVAFDEGLHYEMTKFGGWKSFFLGGEGFVARFRGKGKVWIQSRNVPSLGSWFRDQLPPIKR, from the coding sequence ATGAATATTGAAATTCTCAGTAAACCGTCATATAGCTTCGCAAAGGTTCTCCTAAACGCAGGGGAATCTATTAAGGCGGAATCCGGTTCCATGATGTCCATGAGTTCCGGAATCACGATCCAAACTCATAAAGCGCAACAAGGGGGATTTTTAAAAAGTTTAAAGGCTGCGTTTCTCGGCGGGGAATCTTTCTGGATGAACACTTTTACCGCTTCTTCCGGAAACGAAGAAATACTCCTTGCTCCTACCCTTCCGGGAGACGTGGACAAGATCGAATTATCCGGGACAGTTTACGTTCAATCGAGTTCTTTTCTTGCTTCCTCACCAAACATTGAAATGGATACGAAGTTTCAAGGGCTCAAAGGATTTATTAGCGGTGAATCCTTGTTCTTCCTGAAACTTTCCGGAAATGGCCCCCTTCTGATTTCAAGTTACGGAGGAATCGACGTATTAAACGTGGACGGAGAAATGATTGTTGATACAGGTCATATCGTAGCTTTTGACGAGGGCTTGCATTACGAGATGACTAAGTTCGGCGGTTGGAAGTCTTTCTTTCTCGGTGGAGAAGGATTTGTTGCTCGCTTTAGAGGGAAAGGAAAGGTTTGGATTCAATCTAGAAACGTTCCTTCTTTGGGTAGTTGGTTTAGAGACCAATTACCTCCAATCAAAAGATAA
- a CDS encoding TIGR00266 family protein, with the protein MKHEILLKPDFPIVQVQLEDGESIRAESGAMVAMSPSIKMVTKAEGGIWASAKRALLSGESFFQNTFKAESGKGMIFLTSATQGDIEYRKMNGEDLILSRGAYVAGSESLLIDSKWGGFKGFFSGEGLFFLKVSGIGDLFFSSFGAIHTIDVNGQYIVDTGHIVGFEGSLNYTIQKVGGLKSLFLSGEGLVAVFSGTGKLYIQSRNQNSFAAWANQWRRVEKSSSSS; encoded by the coding sequence GTGAAACATGAAATATTATTAAAACCTGATTTTCCAATCGTTCAAGTTCAATTAGAAGATGGAGAATCCATCCGAGCCGAATCCGGTGCGATGGTAGCGATGAGTCCTTCTATAAAAATGGTTACTAAAGCAGAAGGTGGAATTTGGGCTTCTGCAAAACGTGCTCTCTTGAGTGGAGAATCTTTTTTCCAAAATACGTTCAAAGCGGAAAGTGGAAAGGGAATGATTTTCCTAACGAGTGCTACTCAAGGCGATATAGAATACCGTAAGATGAACGGAGAGGATCTGATTCTTAGTCGAGGAGCTTATGTTGCTGGTTCCGAATCTCTTTTGATCGACAGCAAATGGGGAGGATTCAAAGGTTTTTTTTCTGGCGAAGGTTTGTTCTTCTTAAAGGTAAGTGGGATTGGGGATCTTTTCTTTTCGAGTTTTGGTGCAATTCATACGATTGATGTTAACGGTCAGTATATCGTGGACACGGGTCATATTGTTGGTTTTGAAGGATCATTGAATTATACGATTCAAAAGGTAGGAGGGCTTAAATCCCTTTTCCTCAGCGGGGAAGGTTTGGTGGCGGTGTTTTCCGGTACTGGGAAGTTATATATCCAATCCAGAAATCAAAATTCGTTTGCTGCATGGGCCAATCAGTGGAGAAGGGTGGAAAAATCCTCTTCTTCAAGTTGA
- a CDS encoding radical SAM protein, whose protein sequence is MEATDSIRQNSTIPLLEEMERKYKSIPMEAIVKQDILRQGIHFLKEAFDVTGKYKTKDYFIFSFDHIPLSELEEGADLKAPEEIKVSGGHFSLLPTVISTRNNPNSPYKVKKSLDGNPSLYLGETFLGDIEFPPLPTWYRHKTKNGKLPGEIAPVIEWGYLIYLTVFRNCQYFGKEEECAYCDINHNYRQQKNAGRPYTGIKDIEDILEVLSWIDAEDQTAKVYTITGGSVITSLKKKNEIDFYLDYARAIESKFPGRWMGKIVSQAWEIEDCKKFKNAGIQVYHPNYEVWDKNLFQKICPGKEAYIGRDNWIRRVVDSAEVFGPSCVIPNFVGGVELSKPYGFATVREAIASTAEGLDFFMSKGIMPRFTAWCPEPYTTLGTQAGPPLEYFCELLTVWKSIFEKYNLPVPPGYGKPGPGKAVFSVSAFMDVIGYRQRS, encoded by the coding sequence ATGGAAGCCACAGATTCAATCCGCCAAAATTCTACCATTCCACTTCTGGAAGAAATGGAAAGGAAATATAAATCCATTCCCATGGAAGCCATCGTCAAACAAGATATCCTTAGACAAGGAATCCATTTTCTTAAAGAAGCTTTTGATGTAACAGGAAAATACAAAACCAAAGATTATTTCATATTCTCCTTTGATCATATTCCACTTTCAGAATTAGAAGAAGGCGCAGACCTCAAAGCTCCCGAAGAAATCAAAGTTTCTGGCGGTCATTTCAGCCTACTTCCTACAGTAATTTCCACGCGTAACAATCCGAATTCTCCCTACAAAGTCAAAAAGTCCCTGGATGGAAATCCTTCCCTATATCTTGGCGAAACGTTTTTAGGGGATATTGAGTTTCCACCTCTTCCCACTTGGTATCGTCACAAAACAAAAAACGGAAAACTTCCTGGTGAGATTGCACCTGTAATCGAATGGGGATATTTGATTTATCTTACCGTTTTTAGAAACTGTCAGTACTTTGGAAAAGAAGAGGAATGTGCATATTGTGATATCAATCATAACTATCGCCAGCAGAAAAATGCAGGGCGTCCCTACACTGGTATAAAAGACATCGAAGACATCTTGGAAGTTTTATCTTGGATCGACGCGGAAGATCAAACTGCAAAGGTTTATACGATTACCGGGGGAAGTGTAATCACATCCTTAAAGAAAAAAAATGAAATCGATTTTTACTTGGATTACGCGCGAGCAATTGAATCTAAATTTCCGGGAAGATGGATGGGTAAAATCGTCTCTCAGGCTTGGGAAATCGAAGATTGTAAGAAATTCAAAAATGCGGGCATTCAGGTTTATCATCCGAATTATGAAGTGTGGGATAAGAATTTATTTCAAAAAATCTGTCCTGGTAAAGAAGCCTACATTGGAAGAGACAACTGGATTCGAAGAGTTGTGGATTCTGCGGAAGTTTTTGGTCCCTCTTGTGTAATTCCAAATTTTGTGGGCGGAGTGGAACTTTCCAAACCGTACGGATTTGCAACTGTTAGGGAAGCAATCGCTTCCACGGCAGAAGGTCTGGATTTTTTTATGTCAAAAGGAATCATGCCACGATTTACTGCCTGGTGCCCTGAACCTTATACAACTCTTGGGACACAAGCGGGTCCTCCTCTGGAATATTTTTGTGAACTATTGACTGTATGGAAATCTATATTCGAAAAATATAATCTACCGGTTCCTCCCGGTTACGGTAAACCTGGTCCGGGTAAAGCTGTTTTTTCTGTTTCCGCTTTTATGGACGTGATTGGTTACCGACAAAGAAGTTAA